The following proteins come from a genomic window of Elusimicrobiota bacterium:
- a CDS encoding ShlB/FhaC/HecB family hemolysin secretion/activation protein yields MLKRVSLLILGILLSSNTYAMTDAELAAEEQKYLQQIDQIAEEKRQLLKQMEEIEKVRKAGISLPAPEIKKEIVPVKETIYVKEIIVEGVSVFSVRKIRSIVSKYSNRELSKIDIGNIQTKLQNLYMNKGYTAARVYIDINTLPQGILKFVVLEGVIEKIRFSDKQDPLPIFMAFPFLEGNVFNIRNIEQGLEQMNKIKSNDVVMNIVPGEKEGETIVELKNKPSRRTRLNIGVDNAGSETTKEYRNTTGLEIDNFFRLNDNLTLNYVRGLNDKEDEFYSNTYSAIMSIPFGYWTFSANYSKSFYLTTVPGLFGNIQSKADSYTQGLSVDKMLFRGQRYRFSSGVKISRKEVNSFLIQGIISQKLPSSMQIAPAELYIMDTHYLENGSLMIRLNYIRGLDAFGAQKDPQDIKIGDPKAQYEALGALGYFYSIFNVPGVNFPLTYMANFRAQYSWYDLLGSEQFGTSVRGFKDGGVSGESGFSISNDITTPLENCFSFFDDKNVTKALKYFSIGVFYDVGMIRPNTYGSVQTMSSWGPTISGNYLKYINFNLSLANIIAVPDYFYGEKSSVSFSVNTNIPLF; encoded by the coding sequence ATGTTAAAGAGAGTTTCATTGCTTATATTAGGAATCTTACTGTCATCGAATACATACGCTATGACAGACGCAGAGTTGGCTGCAGAGGAACAAAAATATTTGCAGCAAATAGATCAGATAGCCGAAGAAAAAAGGCAATTATTAAAACAAATGGAAGAAATCGAGAAAGTAAGAAAAGCCGGCATTTCTTTGCCTGCTCCGGAGATAAAAAAAGAAATAGTGCCGGTCAAGGAAACGATTTATGTAAAAGAGATCATAGTTGAGGGCGTTTCGGTCTTTAGTGTCAGAAAAATCAGATCTATCGTGTCGAAATACTCAAATAGAGAGCTTTCTAAAATTGATATAGGAAATATTCAAACGAAGCTTCAGAATTTATATATGAACAAAGGCTATACGGCAGCGCGGGTATATATAGATATTAATACTTTGCCGCAAGGTATCCTAAAATTCGTAGTACTTGAGGGAGTAATAGAAAAAATACGTTTTTCAGATAAACAGGATCCTTTGCCGATATTTATGGCGTTCCCGTTTTTAGAGGGCAATGTTTTTAACATTCGTAATATTGAACAAGGGCTGGAGCAGATGAATAAAATAAAATCTAATGATGTGGTTATGAATATAGTGCCGGGAGAAAAAGAGGGCGAGACTATAGTAGAGCTTAAAAATAAGCCGAGCCGAAGAACAAGATTAAATATCGGCGTCGATAATGCAGGGTCAGAGACGACCAAAGAGTATAGAAATACTACCGGGCTGGAAATTGATAATTTCTTCAGGCTTAACGATAATTTGACTTTGAATTACGTTCGGGGATTGAATGACAAGGAAGACGAATTTTATTCGAATACTTATTCTGCGATCATGAGCATCCCGTTCGGGTATTGGACATTTAGCGCCAATTATTCAAAATCCTTTTATTTAACGACTGTGCCGGGATTATTCGGAAATATCCAGTCAAAAGCCGATTCATACACGCAAGGTTTAAGCGTCGATAAAATGCTTTTTAGAGGACAACGATACAGGTTCAGCTCGGGCGTAAAAATAAGCAGAAAAGAAGTGAATAGTTTTTTGATTCAAGGTATAATTTCTCAAAAATTGCCGTCGAGTATGCAAATAGCCCCTGCGGAGCTTTATATTATGGACACACATTATTTAGAGAACGGCTCATTAATGATCCGGTTGAATTATATTCGCGGGCTTGATGCGTTCGGGGCACAAAAAGATCCGCAAGACATAAAAATAGGAGATCCTAAAGCTCAATACGAGGCTTTGGGCGCCCTTGGTTATTTTTATTCAATATTCAATGTTCCGGGCGTAAATTTTCCATTGACGTATATGGCAAATTTTCGGGCGCAGTATTCCTGGTACGATTTGTTAGGTTCCGAGCAGTTTGGCACGAGCGTCAGGGGGTTTAAAGACGGCGGAGTAAGCGGCGAAAGCGGTTTTAGTATAAGCAACGATATAACGACTCCGCTTGAAAATTGTTTTTCATTTTTTGACGATAAAAACGTTACGAAAGCCTTAAAGTATTTTTCTATCGGAGTATTTTACGATGTCGGCATGATCAGGCCCAACACTTACGGAAGCGTTCAAACTATGTCGTCGTGGGGGCCTACAATAAGCGGAAACTATTTGAAGTATATCAATTTCAATCTTTCACTGGCTAATATAATTGCTGTTCCCGATTATTTTTATGGTGAAAAAAGCTCTGTGAGCTTTAGCGTTAACACGAATATTCCGTTATTTTAA